One stretch of Rhodoferax lithotrophicus DNA includes these proteins:
- a CDS encoding alpha-E domain-containing protein: protein MLSRTADHLFWMNRYTERAENTARLLDVNYQTSLLPQSDAVAKAGWQGLLSISELLPTYREKHGDITAKGVMDFMVKDESNPSSIVSCLSAARENARAVRGTLTTEVWETQNQTWLEVKRMLKAGEFETDPSQFFEWVKFRSHLSRGVTVGTMLMDEALYFMRLGTFLERADNTARLVDVKFHAVESDFYGTANVKDQEYDFYHWSAILRSVSGFEVYRKVYRDVIKPERVAELLILRPDMPRSLHASLNEVVGNLKMVSNDQSGETQRRAGKLRAELQYGRIDEILATGLHAYLTQFLDRVNDLGAHISRDFLVPSAV, encoded by the coding sequence ATGTTGTCACGCACCGCCGACCACCTTTTTTGGATGAATCGCTACACCGAACGTGCCGAAAACACTGCCCGGTTACTTGATGTGAATTACCAAACTTCTTTGCTGCCGCAGTCTGATGCAGTTGCAAAGGCAGGTTGGCAAGGCTTGTTGTCCATCAGTGAGCTGTTGCCCACCTACCGAGAGAAGCATGGGGATATCACGGCTAAAGGTGTGATGGACTTCATGGTTAAAGACGAAAGCAATCCTTCCAGCATCGTGTCTTGCCTGAGTGCGGCCCGCGAAAATGCCCGTGCTGTGCGTGGCACGCTCACCACCGAGGTGTGGGAAACCCAAAACCAGACTTGGCTGGAAGTCAAACGCATGCTTAAGGCTGGTGAGTTTGAGACCGACCCGTCCCAGTTTTTTGAGTGGGTCAAGTTCCGCTCACATTTGTCACGTGGGGTGACGGTGGGCACCATGCTGATGGACGAAGCGCTGTATTTCATGCGCTTGGGTACTTTTCTGGAGCGGGCTGACAACACCGCCCGCTTGGTGGATGTGAAATTTCACGCGGTGGAAAGTGATTTTTATGGTACCGCCAATGTGAAAGATCAGGAATACGACTTTTACCACTGGAGCGCCATTTTGCGCAGTGTCAGCGGCTTTGAGGTCTACCGCAAAGTCTACCGTGATGTGATCAAGCCTGAGCGTGTGGCTGAGTTGCTGATTTTGCGACCTGACATGCCGCGTTCTTTACATGCCAGTCTGAACGAAGTGGTGGGCAATTTGAAAATGGTGTCGAATGACCAATCGGGTGAAACACAGCGCCGTGCCGGCAAATTGCGCGCAGAGTTGCAATATGGCCGTATTGACGAGATTCTGGCTACCGGATTGCATGCGTATCTGACGCAGTTTTTAGACCGTGTGAACGATTTGGGCGCGCATATCAGCCGGGATTTTTTGGTGCCTTCAGCGGTTTAA
- a CDS encoding circularly permuted type 2 ATP-grasp protein, protein MQKFDEMYTQLPYEFFSGGKQIRDHYKIYDEWLARQPGDMMAKRREEAEMIFRRVGITFAVYGEKDEDGAGTERLIPFDLIPRIIPAHEWHSMERGLEQRVTALNRFLHDVYHDQEILKAGLIPREQIENNAQFRPQMMGVDLPNNVYSQISGIDIVRAPDAKGNGEYYVLEDNLRVPSGVSYMLEDRKMMMRLFPDLFSAHRVAPIAHYPDLLLETLRESSPATTAEPTVVVLTPGMYNSAYFEHAFLAQQMGVELVEGQDLFVKDNFCYMRTTRGPQRVDVIYRRVDDDFLDPKVFRPNSTLGCAGLLDVYKAGHINICNGVGTGVADDKSIYPYVPKMIEFYLGEKPILNNVPTYMCRNKDDLGYVLANMKDLVVKEVHGAGGYGMLVGPAATKAEVEDFKKAVQANPGGYIAQPTLSLSSCPTFVESGIAPRHIDLRPYVLTSKSVQMVPGGLTRVALKEGSLVVNSSQGGGTKDTWILEDDVNTSQSQSQS, encoded by the coding sequence ATGCAGAAATTTGACGAGATGTACACCCAACTGCCCTATGAGTTTTTCTCTGGAGGCAAGCAGATTCGTGATCACTACAAAATCTACGATGAATGGCTAGCCCGCCAACCGGGCGACATGATGGCCAAGCGTCGTGAAGAGGCCGAGATGATCTTTCGCCGTGTTGGCATCACCTTTGCGGTCTATGGCGAAAAAGACGAAGACGGTGCGGGTACCGAGCGCCTGATTCCGTTTGACCTGATTCCGCGCATCATTCCCGCACACGAATGGCACAGCATGGAGCGTGGTCTGGAGCAGCGTGTCACTGCCTTGAACCGCTTTCTGCATGATGTCTACCATGACCAGGAGATATTGAAGGCGGGTCTGATTCCCCGCGAGCAGATTGAAAACAACGCCCAGTTCCGACCACAAATGATGGGGGTGGATTTGCCCAACAACGTGTACTCGCAAATCTCCGGCATTGACATCGTGCGTGCGCCTGATGCCAAGGGTAATGGCGAGTACTACGTGCTGGAAGATAACCTGCGCGTGCCCAGCGGGGTGAGCTACATGCTGGAAGACCGCAAGATGATGATGCGGCTTTTCCCCGACCTGTTCAGTGCCCACCGCGTTGCACCGATTGCGCATTACCCTGATTTGCTGCTGGAAACCCTGCGTGAAAGCAGCCCGGCAACAACCGCTGAGCCGACCGTGGTGGTGCTCACACCCGGTATGTACAACAGTGCTTATTTTGAGCATGCGTTCCTGGCGCAGCAAATGGGTGTGGAACTGGTTGAGGGGCAGGATTTGTTTGTCAAAGACAACTTCTGCTACATGCGCACCACCCGTGGACCACAACGTGTAGACGTGATTTATCGTCGTGTAGATGATGATTTTCTGGATCCAAAGGTATTTCGTCCGAACTCCACACTCGGTTGTGCGGGATTGCTGGATGTTTACAAGGCGGGTCATATCAACATCTGTAATGGCGTAGGCACGGGAGTTGCCGATGACAAGTCGATTTACCCCTATGTGCCCAAGATGATTGAGTTCTACCTGGGTGAAAAACCCATTTTGAACAACGTGCCAACCTATATGTGCCGCAACAAGGATGACTTGGGTTATGTGCTGGCCAATATGAAAGACTTGGTGGTCAAAGAGGTGCACGGTGCTGGCGGCTACGGCATGTTGGTTGGCCCTGCGGCGACCAAAGCCGAAGTGGAGGATTTTAAAAAGGCTGTCCAGGCAAACCCTGGTGGCTACATTGCCCAGCCGACCCTGAGCCTGTCCAGTTGCCCTACCTTTGTCGAGAGTGGTATTGCCCCGCGTCACATTGATTTGCGGCCTTATGTGCTGACCAGCAAATCAGTGCAAATGGTGCCGGGTGGTTTGACCCGTGTGGCACTCAAAGAGGGTTCACTTGTCGTCAACTCGTCACAGGGTGGCGGTACAAAAGACACGTGGATTCTGGAAGATGATGTCAATACAAGCCAAAGCCAAAGCCAAAGCTAA